A window from Chrysemys picta bellii isolate R12L10 chromosome 2, ASM1138683v2, whole genome shotgun sequence encodes these proteins:
- the LOC135981209 gene encoding uncharacterized protein LOC135981209 → MEPKLLRNMLTSLASTSRLAVELLLKIQTDSEDSDDDIDSSNVYDMRLLVAFMDMLTTVERCFWARETSTEWWDHIVLQAWDDEQWLQNFRMRKATFMGLCEELAPILRRKGTRLRAALMMEKRVAIAIWKLATPDSYRSVANQFGVGKSTVGIVLMQVFSAINRILLRRTVTLGNVHDIVTGFAQMGFPNCGGVIDGTHIPILAPAYLTSKYVNRKGYFSMILQALVDHHGHLIDNNTGWPGKVHDTCIFRNTGLFRKLQVRRQNAHCDPWRPHLPFMLWLLKPYTGSLDSSKEQFNNRLSWWSVLLAI, encoded by the coding sequence atggagcccaaactgctgaggaatatgctgacgagtctcgccagcacgtcacgtttggcagtcgagttactccttaagatccaaactgacagtgaggattCCGATGATGATATTGACTCGAGTAATGTAtacgacatgagattgcttgtggcattcatggacatgctcaccaccgtggaacgctgcttttgggctcgagaaacaagcactgaatggtgggatcacatcgtcctgCAAgcttgggatgacgagcagtggctgcagaactttcggatgagaaaagccactttcatgggactgtgtgaggagcttgcccccatcCTGCGGCGCAAGggcacgagattgagagctgccctgatgatggagaagcgggtggctattgcaatctggaagttggcaacaccagacagctaccgatcagtcgctaaccagtttggagtggggaagtcgacGGTTGGAATTGTCTTGATGCAAGTTTTCAgtgccattaatcgcatcctgctcagaagaaccgtgactctgggtaacgtacATGACATTGTgactggctttgcacaaatgggtttccctaactgcggaggggtgatagatgggacacaTATTCCAATCTTGGCACCAGCCTACCTAACCTCCAagtatgttaatcggaaggggtatttctctatgattctccaggcgcttgtggatcaccatgggcatttaaTTGACaataacacaggctggcccggaaaggtgcatgacacatgcatctttcggaacactggtctgttcaggaagctgcaagtcAGAagacaaaatgcccattgtgatccttggagaccgcACTTACCCTTTATGCTGTGGCTcttgaaaccctacacagggagccttgacagcagcaaggagcagttcaacaacaggctaagctggtggagtgtgcttttggccatttaa